A genomic window from Anthocerotibacter panamensis C109 includes:
- a CDS encoding M23 family metallopeptidase, protein MYGPFTVFPLLFQKIAPSSLALNPQKPLRCWRSIVFIACLLGVLHTPLARASEEDTPENVWKNVSFPVDNFKRISSLFGWRGRVTNGEGTEFHAGLDLAAPQGAYIRSWADGIIRTVEYDQRCGWHVKIDSGPWVHTYCHISAVAVKVGDIVQAGQIIAAVGATGRATGPHLHWSLRYNGQLVDPYTVLQEMQKAWANR, encoded by the coding sequence GTGTACGGTCCGTTCACGGTTTTTCCTTTGCTATTTCAAAAAATCGCGCCTTCTAGTCTAGCCTTAAATCCTCAAAAACCGCTTCGTTGCTGGCGGTCTATAGTCTTTATCGCCTGCCTGTTGGGAGTCCTCCATACGCCTCTAGCCCGTGCCAGTGAAGAAGATACCCCCGAAAACGTTTGGAAGAATGTTTCCTTCCCCGTAGACAACTTCAAGCGCATCTCCTCACTTTTTGGCTGGCGTGGGCGGGTCACCAATGGCGAAGGCACCGAATTCCATGCCGGTCTCGATCTGGCTGCCCCCCAAGGCGCTTATATCCGCTCTTGGGCCGATGGTATTATCCGCACAGTCGAATACGATCAGCGCTGTGGTTGGCACGTCAAAATAGACTCTGGCCCTTGGGTGCACACCTACTGCCACATCAGTGCTGTCGCGGTCAAAGTCGGGGATATTGTCCAGGCAGGGCAGATCATTGCTGCTGTCGGAGCCACCGGTCGGGCTACCGGGCCGCACCTGCACTGGTCCTTACGCTATAACGGCCAACTTGTTGACCCCTATACGGTCCTACAAGAGATGCAAAAAGCCTGGGCCAACCGCTGA
- a CDS encoding peroxiredoxin, which produces MNGPYTPGLNYSTQWLQKVLWSLIIVGLAWVGAVPAGADPQVGQPAPNFSLPSTEGKKLKLQDFEGKWLVLYFYPEDFTSGCTIQARRFQEDLPTYQKLKTQVVGVSQDSLDSHTSFCNSEGLKFPLLSDSTGLTQQAYGAPSGARNTYIIDPKGVLRRAFIRVNPLRNSEEVLVALKQLQAAG; this is translated from the coding sequence GTGAACGGACCGTACACACCTGGGCTGAATTATAGTACCCAATGGCTACAAAAAGTGCTCTGGAGCTTGATTATTGTGGGGCTTGCCTGGGTTGGAGCGGTGCCCGCCGGGGCTGATCCTCAGGTGGGCCAACCCGCACCGAACTTCAGTCTGCCCAGCACTGAAGGCAAAAAGCTCAAACTTCAAGACTTTGAGGGCAAGTGGTTGGTGCTCTATTTTTACCCGGAAGACTTCACCAGTGGCTGCACCATCCAGGCGCGACGCTTCCAGGAGGACCTGCCCACCTATCAAAAACTCAAGACCCAAGTAGTGGGCGTGAGCCAGGATTCTCTAGATAGCCACACCAGTTTTTGTAACTCTGAGGGGCTGAAGTTCCCGCTGCTCTCAGACAGCACAGGTTTGACACAGCAAGCCTATGGTGCTCCCAGCGGAGCCCGCAATACCTATATCATCGATCCCAAAGGAGTCCTCCGTCGGGCCTTTATCCGGGTCAATCCCTTGCGCAATAGCGAGGAAGTCCTAGTGGCGCTTAAGCAATTGCAAGCGGCGGGGTAG